A window of Kribbella sp. NBC_00382 genomic DNA:
GGTTACGTTGCGGGGGGTGGATTTTTCGGGGGTGGTGGGGGCGGTGAGGTTGTAGCGGGTGAGGGCGGCTCGGAGGATTTCGGTGGATTCGAGGAGCGAGAAGCCGGCGCCGATGCAGCGGCGGGTGCCGCCGCCGAAGGGGATCCAGGTGCCGGGGGCCGGTGGGTTGTCGCCCAGGAAGCGGTCGGGGCGGAAGACCTCGACGTCCGGGAAGTGCTCCTCGTCGCCTTGGACCAGGCCGATGGCCGGCATCACCGTCGTACCGCGGGGGAGGCGGTAGCCCGCGAGGTCGATGGCTTCGGTGAGGCGGCGGCCGACTTGGTAGACGACGGGGTGCAGGCGGAGTGATTCCTTGCCCATGGCTTCTAGGTAGTCATCGTTACCTTCGTCAGCAGCCTGTTGCCCGGCCTGCAATTCCGAAGGCATCCGGGCCAGCTCATGGAACGCCCACGCCAGCGACGTTGCCGTCGTCTCATGGCCCGCCAGCAACAGAGTGACCAGCTGGTCGCGCAGTTCTTCGTCCGACCAGGTGCCTGCGGCAAGCAGTTTCGAGAGTACGTCGTTGCGCTCGGCAAGCTCCGGGTCGACCCGGCGGCCGGCGATCTCGTCGTACAGGATCTCGTCGACCTGCTGCTGCGCCCGGAGGAAACTACGCCACGGCGGGAACTTCAGCAGTACCGGGTAGAAGGCGCCGAGCATGATGATTGGGTCGACCGAGACGACCTTCTCGACCAGCGGCCGCAACTGCTCCAGCCGATCCGAGTCCGTCACCCCGAACACCACCTGCAGGATCACCTCGAGGGTGAGATCGCGCATCCGCTCGTGCACCCGGAAGGGCTTGCCGATCGGCCACGCCTCGACCTCGTCCTGAGCGAGCCGGGCGATCATCTCGGAGTACCCGCGCAGCGCGTGCCCGTTGAAGGCCGGCATCAGTTGACGCCGCATCCGGATGTGGTCGTCATCGTCGACGAGCAGCAGCGAGTGCGGACCCATGATCGGCTTGAGTGCCGTGTTGCCCTCGCCCGCGTGCACGATCGACGGCGGCGTGCTGAACACCTCCCGGATGTGCTCCGGCCGGCTGACCACCACGACCACCCGGCTGGACGGCACCAGCCGGATCGTGAACACATCCCCGTACTGCGCCCGCAGTCGCGGGAAGAAGGTCTTGCGATGACGCGCGAACAGGAACGTCTGCGCGAACGTCGGCAGCCGCGATCCCGGTGGCAGCGTTCTGGCCGTCGCCCGATCGAGCGTGCGGCCCCCGAGCAAGGGCGTCGGCGGGGTCATTGCCACCTCCTGGATGCTGTCCGGCTCCACCACGCTACGTCGCCCCGGTGAACGCCGCATGGCCGCGAAGGCTGCGTTTCGGGGTGGTGCTCAGAAGTCGATGCGCAGGACGGCGCGGCGTTTGCCGGGCTGGCTCACCTGGGTGAAGCCCGCGTCGGTGAAGGTGGCGAGGGTGCCGACGGAGCCGCCTTCGGCGAAGTCCGGGTAGCCCTCCAAGGCGTGGGCTCCGCGTTGCCGGGCGAAGTCGACGGAGGCGTGGGCCAGGGCGTGGCTGATTCCCCGGCGGCGGTAGCCCGCGTGGGTGATGAAGCAAGTGACGGCCCAGACGGTGGGGTCGGTCTTGTCTTCGGTGCGGCCGAGCCAGGGGACGCGGTTGTCGCGGAGCAGCCTTGCGTGGTCGGCCCGCGGCGCGACGGCGCACCAGCCGACGGGCTCGCCGTCGAGGTAGGCGACCAGGCCGCTGGTTGCGGGTGCCTTCGGGTTTCCGCAGGCGGTCTGGTCGCGGAGTCGGGCGGCCAGTTCTTCGGGGCCTTCGGAGGCCCAGGATTCTTTGTGGAGCATGCGGAATCGCTGGCAGGAGCATCGTGCGGGGTTGCCGGTGGTACCGAAGATCGATCGCAGGTCGGCCCAGCTCGCCTGGTTGGCCGGAACGATCGTCAACTGCTCGGCGCTGACCGGCTCCCGCGAGCCCCTGGGAATGTGTGCCCGCTTGGCTTGCGGCTTCTGCTGGCGGGGGAGGGCGTCGAAGGTGAGCCGGACATCCACCGCGTCGCCGACGCCGATGCCCGCGGGTTTGCGGACTGCGTCCTTCAGCGGGAGCAGGTAGCCGCCGTCCTTCGGCCACAACGAGGTCTTCCACTCGGTACTCCCGATCCGCGCGCGAATCGGGAGCATCCCCCAGCCGTAGCTGGCGGCCAGGCCAGCGGCTCGCAATGCGGCGCCTTCCTGCTCCGGTACGGGCACGAAGTAGTACGGCGCCGGACCGCGCCACTCGAGCACCTCGCCGCTGAACTCCTGATCCATAGGCCGATGCTAGGACTCAATCCGGACAGTGCGCTTCCGGAATCGCGTTGCCTGATCGGGCACGGCCGCGGGGCGAGGCGTTGGCAGCAGGCGATCCGGGCGACGATCGGGTTGCCGGAGTAGGCACATCTCAGGGGTTATCCCCTCAAACGCTGGGTTGCCCCCTCAGAATCTGAGGGGGCAACCACCCATCTCAGGGGTTAACCCCTGAGATGGGGCTGGCTAGCTGCGCTTGAAGCGGAGGGTGAGGATCTGGAACGGGCGGAGCTCGAAGGTCACTCCGCCGTCCGTCAGCTCGTGGTCGGCCAGGTGGCGCTCGAGCAGGTCGACCTCGGTCACCGACGCGGCCGCGAAGCCGGTGGTCAGCGTGGCCCGGGACCGGCCGCCGCTCGACTCGTAGAGCCGCACGACGACGTCGCCGGACTGGTCGTCGGCCAGCTTGACCGCCTCGACGATCACATTGTCGTTGTCGAGGGCAACGATCGGGTCGACTCCCTCGGCGCCGGTGACGACGCGCTCGGGCAGGTTGATCCGGTAGCCCTCGTTGATCGCGTCGGGGATGCCGGCGCCGACGACCAGCGCGTGGTTGACCACGTGCAGGCCCTGGTCGGTCTGCGGGTCGGGGAAGCGCGGCGCCCGGATCAGCGAGGTACGGATGGTGGTCGTGGTACCACCGTCCTCCCGCGCGGTCCGGTTGATGTCGTGCCCGTACGTCGAGTCGTTGACCACGGCGACGCCGTAGCCGGGCTCGCCGACGTGCACCCAGCGGTGCGCCGCGATCTCGAACTTGGCCGCGTCCCACGAGGTGTTCTGGTGGGTCGGCCGGAAGATGTGCCCGAACTGGGTCTCCGAGGCGGAGCGGTCCGCGTGCACGTCGACCGGGAAGGCGGCCTTGAGGAACTTCTCCGACTCGTGCCAGTCCATCGCGGTCTCGATGTCGACCCGCTTGGCGCCCGGCCGCAGCCGCAGCGTCTGGGTGACGCTGGACCGGTTGAAGGAGCGCTTCACGACGACCGTGGCGACGCCGTCGACGTCGCTGAACTCGACGCTGTCGACCTCGGTGACGTCGCGGACGTTGTTCTTGTAGAACGAGTCGACGTCCCAGGCGTCCCACTGGTTCGGGGTGTCCACGTGCAGCTGCAGGAGGTTCGCAGTACTGCCCGCGGCGATCACCTCGCGACCGGCCTCGAGGTCGTACAGGCTGGTGATCAGGCCACGCTCGTCGATCGTCACCCGGATCACGCCGTTGTCGAGGACGCCGCCCTCGATCGTCGCCGCAGCGCCTTCGCCGACGGCGATGCCCGCACCGAGACCAGCGACGCCACCACGGGTGTGCGGGGCTGCGTTGAAGACGATCTGCGCGTCGCCGGAGCCGGCCAGCGCCTGCTGTGCCGTGGCGATGATCGCCTCGAGCTCCTCGGCCAGCTTGGCGTAGGTCGCCTCGGCCTCGCGGTGCACCCAGGCGATCGAGCTGCCCGGCAGGATGTCGTGGAACTGGTTGAGCAGGACGGCCTTCCAGATCCGGTCCAGCTCGTCGTACGGGTAGGTGTCGAGCTTGCCGGCCACCACGGCCGCTGCCGACCACAGCTCGGCCTCGCGCAGCAGGTGCTCGCTGCGACGGTTGCCCTGCTTGGTCTTGGCCTGCGAGGTGTATGTCGCGCGGTGGATCTCCAGGTAGAGCTCACCGGACCAGACTGGTGCGTTCGGGTACTCCTCCTGGGCCGCGCTGAAGAACTCGGTCGGGGACTCGATCGTCACCCGCGGCGAGGACTCCAGGTTGGCCACCCGGCGGGCCGTCGCGACGAACTCACGGGTGGGGCCGCCACCGCCGTCGCCGTAGCCGAACGGCACCAGCGAGCGGGTGGCAGAGCCGTTCTCCGCGAAGTTGCGCTGGGCGTGCGCCAGCTCGCGACCGGACAGGTCGGAGTTGTACGTGTCGATCGGCGGGAAGTGCGTGAACACCTGGGTCCCGTCGAGGCCCTCCCAGAGGAACGTGTGGTGCGGGAACTTGTTCTTCTGGTTCCAGGAGATCTTCTGGGTCAGGAACCACTTCGAGCCGGACAGCTTCACCAGCTGCGGCAGCGCGGCGGTGTAGCCGAACGAGTCCGGCAGCCAGACCTCCTGGGTGTCGATCCCGTACTCGTCCAGGAAGAACCGCTTGCCATGCACGAACTGCCGGGCCAGCGCCTCGCCACCAGGCAGGTTGGTGTCGGACTCGACCCACATGCCGCCCACCGGGACGATGGTGCCGTCGGCAACGGCCTTCTTCAGCCGCTCCCAGACCTCGGGGTAGTTGTCCTTCACCCACGCGTGCTGCTGCGCCTGCGAGAACGCGAAGACGAGCTCCGGGTACTCCTGGGCCAGCGTGGCGACGTTGGAGACCGTACGGGCCACCTTGCGGCGGGTCTCGCGCAGCGGCCAGAGCCAGGCCGAGTCGATGTGCGCGTGGCCGACCGCGGAGAGCTGGTGAGCACTGGCGTGCGCAGGACGGCTCAGTACGTCGGCGAGCTCGGCGCGTGCGGCAGCCGCAGTACCGGCGACGTCCTCGTAGTCCAGGACGTCCAGGGCGCGGCTGAGGGCGCGCAGGATCTCGCGGCTGCGCGGCTCCTGCGGCTGGAGCTCCTTCTGCAGGCCGTTCAGCGCGTCCAGGTCGAGGATCAGGTCCCAGACCTCCGCGTTGAAGACGGCCAGGTCCGCACGGGTCAGCTGGTAGATCGGCTTGCCACCCGGCTCGGGCTTGGCGCCCAGGTCCGAGGAGATCGGAGCGAAGGCGTTGTAGCCCAGTACCTCGGGGTTGGCGGCCGCCTCGACGTAGAACTCGATACTGTCGCCGGCCGAGGCCGCAGTACCGTCCGGGCCGAGGATGGACAGCGGCGCATAGGTCTGGCGCGGATGCAGGCCCTTCAGCGGGACGCCCTTGGTGGTGTGCACCAGGCCCTCCGCGGAGAAGCCCGGACCGCCGCTGAAGCCGAGGTCGATGACGGCCTCGATGTCCTGGCCGGCCCACTCGGCCGGGACCTGGCCGCTGAAGTGGAACCAGGCGGTGCCCCAGGCGGGACCCCAGGGCAGCCCGATCTCGGCGGGCTCGTAGGAGGCTTTGAGCGCCTCGGCGGGTGACACCGGCTCACCAGGCGCGTGCCACACCTTGATGTCCAGCGGGACGGCCGCGCCGTAGATCGCGGGGCGGATCCGCTCCCGCAGGGCGCGCTGGAGCCGCTCCTCGATGAGTTGACGGTCGTCGTGCACGAAATCATCCTCCGATGACGGTCTGGCGCGGCCCTCGCGGCCGGTGCGATGACAACGCTGTCACATCCCAAGGGGGCCCGTCCAGACGCTGTTCGTTCGAGCACGGTAAGTAGCCTCGGGACCACTTGCCCAATAGGTTGTCCTCTATGGATCGCGCCCATCTCCTGAATCGCCGTAACGTGCTCGGATTCGGAGCCGCCGCGGCGGCCGCCATGGTGGTTCCCGGCTGCTCCCGCGGGCGGTCGAAGGAGCCGGCCCCGAGCGGCCCGGCCAAGCTCGCCACCGGCAACGTCGGCGGGGTGTACGCCGTGTACGGCGCGGGGCTGGCGAAGCTGGTCACCGAGGTGACCGGGGTCACGATGGAGACGATCACCACCCAGGGCTCGGTGCAGAACCTGAAGATGCTCGACATGGGCACCGCCGACCTGGCCTTCAGCCTGTCGGACTCGGCCCTGGACGCCTTCGAGGGCGTCGACCAGTTCAAGACGGGCAAGCTCCGGTTCACCGCGCTGGCCCGGACCTACGACAACTACGTCCACGTGGTGGTGCCGACCGCGTCCGACGTCTTCAAGCTCAAGGACCTGACCGGCAAGACCGTCAGCGTCGGACCGAAGCTGTCGGGGACCAAGGTCGTCGCCGACCGGATCCTGGACACCGCCAGGGTCCGGAACGTGACGAAGGTGAATCTCGACCTGGAGAGCGCGGTGAAGGCGCTGGCCGCCAAGGCCGAGAACCCCAAGGCCAAGGGCGGTATCGACGCGCTGATCTGGAGCGGCGGTCTGCCGACCACTCCGATCGGGGTGCTGCAGGACACCATCGGCTTCCGGCTGGTCGACATCGGCGACGTCGCCGAGACGATCGCGCTGCGGCGCTTCGGCGGTTACGTGCTGTCCTCGATCCCGCCGTCGGTCTACAAACTGGCCAGCGCGGTCCCGACCCTGGCCATCCCGAACTACCTGCTGGCCCGCCGCGGCCTGTCCGACTCCTGGGCCTGGTGGACCCTCAACACACTGTTCCGCCGCCAGGCCGACCTGATGACGTACCACAAGGAGGCCGGCTCGCTGGATGCCCGCTCAGCGGTCGCCACCATGCCGATCCCGCTCCATCCGGCTGCTGAGCGCTGGTACCGCACCAACCACGTCTG
This region includes:
- a CDS encoding TAXI family TRAP transporter solute-binding subunit, with the translated sequence MDRAHLLNRRNVLGFGAAAAAAMVVPGCSRGRSKEPAPSGPAKLATGNVGGVYAVYGAGLAKLVTEVTGVTMETITTQGSVQNLKMLDMGTADLAFSLSDSALDAFEGVDQFKTGKLRFTALARTYDNYVHVVVPTASDVFKLKDLTGKTVSVGPKLSGTKVVADRILDTARVRNVTKVNLDLESAVKALAAKAENPKAKGGIDALIWSGGLPTTPIGVLQDTIGFRLVDIGDVAETIALRRFGGYVLSSIPPSVYKLASAVPTLAIPNYLLARRGLSDSWAWWTLNTLFRRQADLMTYHKEAGSLDARSAVATMPIPLHPAAERWYRTNHV
- a CDS encoding GNAT family N-acetyltransferase, translated to MDQEFSGEVLEWRGPAPYYFVPVPEQEGAALRAAGLAASYGWGMLPIRARIGSTEWKTSLWPKDGGYLLPLKDAVRKPAGIGVGDAVDVRLTFDALPRQQKPQAKRAHIPRGSREPVSAEQLTIVPANQASWADLRSIFGTTGNPARCSCQRFRMLHKESWASEGPEELAARLRDQTACGNPKAPATSGLVAYLDGEPVGWCAVAPRADHARLLRDNRVPWLGRTEDKTDPTVWAVTCFITHAGYRRRGISHALAHASVDFARQRGAHALEGYPDFAEGGSVGTLATFTDAGFTQVSQPGKRRAVLRIDF
- a CDS encoding alpha-mannosidase; the protein is MHDDRQLIEERLQRALRERIRPAIYGAAVPLDIKVWHAPGEPVSPAEALKASYEPAEIGLPWGPAWGTAWFHFSGQVPAEWAGQDIEAVIDLGFSGGPGFSAEGLVHTTKGVPLKGLHPRQTYAPLSILGPDGTAASAGDSIEFYVEAAANPEVLGYNAFAPISSDLGAKPEPGGKPIYQLTRADLAVFNAEVWDLILDLDALNGLQKELQPQEPRSREILRALSRALDVLDYEDVAGTAAAARAELADVLSRPAHASAHQLSAVGHAHIDSAWLWPLRETRRKVARTVSNVATLAQEYPELVFAFSQAQQHAWVKDNYPEVWERLKKAVADGTIVPVGGMWVESDTNLPGGEALARQFVHGKRFFLDEYGIDTQEVWLPDSFGYTAALPQLVKLSGSKWFLTQKISWNQKNKFPHHTFLWEGLDGTQVFTHFPPIDTYNSDLSGRELAHAQRNFAENGSATRSLVPFGYGDGGGGPTREFVATARRVANLESSPRVTIESPTEFFSAAQEEYPNAPVWSGELYLEIHRATYTSQAKTKQGNRRSEHLLREAELWSAAAVVAGKLDTYPYDELDRIWKAVLLNQFHDILPGSSIAWVHREAEATYAKLAEELEAIIATAQQALAGSGDAQIVFNAAPHTRGGVAGLGAGIAVGEGAAATIEGGVLDNGVIRVTIDERGLITSLYDLEAGREVIAAGSTANLLQLHVDTPNQWDAWDVDSFYKNNVRDVTEVDSVEFSDVDGVATVVVKRSFNRSSVTQTLRLRPGAKRVDIETAMDWHESEKFLKAAFPVDVHADRSASETQFGHIFRPTHQNTSWDAAKFEIAAHRWVHVGEPGYGVAVVNDSTYGHDINRTAREDGGTTTTIRTSLIRAPRFPDPQTDQGLHVVNHALVVGAGIPDAINEGYRINLPERVVTGAEGVDPIVALDNDNVIVEAVKLADDQSGDVVVRLYESSGGRSRATLTTGFAAASVTEVDLLERHLADHELTDGGVTFELRPFQILTLRFKRS
- a CDS encoding cytochrome P450 codes for the protein MTPPTPLLGGRTLDRATARTLPPGSRLPTFAQTFLFARHRKTFFPRLRAQYGDVFTIRLVPSSRVVVVVSRPEHIREVFSTPPSIVHAGEGNTALKPIMGPHSLLLVDDDDHIRMRRQLMPAFNGHALRGYSEMIARLAQDEVEAWPIGKPFRVHERMRDLTLEVILQVVFGVTDSDRLEQLRPLVEKVVSVDPIIMLGAFYPVLLKFPPWRSFLRAQQQVDEILYDEIAGRRVDPELAERNDVLSKLLAAGTWSDEELRDQLVTLLLAGHETTATSLAWAFHELARMPSELQAGQQAADEGNDDYLEAMGKESLRLHPVVYQVGRRLTEAIDLAGYRLPRGTTVMPAIGLVQGDEEHFPDVEVFRPDRFLGDNPPAPGTWIPFGGGTRRCIGAGFSLLESTEILRAALTRYNLTAPTTPEKSTPRNVTLVPSNGATITATPRLT